One window from the genome of Streptomyces cadmiisoli encodes:
- the katG gene encoding catalase/peroxidase HPI → MAENPDAIVTDPKTEGAGGCPVAHGRAAHPTQGGGNRQWWPERLNLKILAKNPAVANPLDEGFDYAEAFKNLDLAAVKADIAEVLTTSQDWWPADFGNYGPLMIRMAWHSAGTYRISDGRGGAGAGQQRFAPLNSWPDNGNLDKARRLLWPVKKKYGQSISWADLMILTGNVALEQMGFETFGFAGGRADVWEAEEDVYWGPETTWLDDRRYSGDRELENPLGAVQMGLIYVNPEGPNGNPDPIAAARDIRETFRRMAMNDEETVALIAGGHTFGKTHGAGPADRVGADPEAATMEEQGLGWRSTHGTGKGGDAITSGLEVTWTTTPTRWSNNFFENLFGHEWELSESPAGAKQWVAKDAEAVIPDAHDASKKHLPTMLTTDLSLRLDPIYGPISRRFYENPEEFADAFARAWYKLTHRDMGPKSLYLGPEVPQETLIWQDPLPEAQGEPVDAADVAALKTKLLASGLTVSQLVSTAWASASTFRGSDKRGGANGARIRLEPQRGWEVNDPEQLAQVLRVLEGIQQEFNTGAKKISLADLIVLGGAAAIEQAAADGGFDVEVPFAPGRVDATEEHTDAESFAALEPAWDGFRNHVGKGTRLPAEYLLLDKANLLTLSAPEMTVLVGGLRVLGANAGQSAHGVLTEKPGTLTNDFFVNLLDMGTTWKATSEDQHTFEGRDAATGAQKWTGTRADLVFGSNSELRALAEVYASDDAKEKFVTDFVAAWAKVMDLDRFDLV, encoded by the coding sequence GGCCGCGCACCCGACGCAGGGCGGCGGCAACCGCCAGTGGTGGCCGGAGCGGCTCAACCTGAAGATCCTGGCCAAGAACCCCGCCGTGGCGAACCCGCTCGACGAGGGCTTCGACTACGCCGAGGCGTTCAAGAACCTCGACCTCGCGGCCGTCAAGGCGGACATCGCCGAGGTACTGACCACCTCCCAGGACTGGTGGCCGGCGGACTTCGGCAACTACGGCCCGCTGATGATCCGTATGGCCTGGCACAGCGCCGGCACCTACCGCATCAGCGACGGCCGCGGCGGCGCCGGCGCCGGTCAGCAGCGCTTCGCCCCGCTGAACAGCTGGCCGGACAACGGCAACCTGGACAAGGCCCGCCGTCTGCTGTGGCCGGTCAAGAAGAAGTACGGCCAGAGCATCTCCTGGGCCGACCTCATGATCCTCACCGGCAACGTCGCCCTGGAGCAGATGGGCTTCGAGACCTTCGGCTTCGCCGGCGGCCGTGCGGACGTCTGGGAGGCCGAGGAGGACGTGTACTGGGGTCCCGAGACCACCTGGCTGGACGACCGGCGCTACAGCGGCGACCGCGAGCTGGAGAACCCGCTCGGCGCCGTCCAGATGGGCCTGATCTACGTCAACCCCGAGGGCCCGAACGGCAACCCGGACCCGATCGCCGCCGCCCGCGACATCCGTGAGACGTTCCGCCGCATGGCGATGAACGACGAGGAGACCGTCGCCCTGATCGCCGGTGGCCACACCTTCGGCAAGACCCACGGCGCGGGCCCGGCCGACCGGGTCGGCGCCGACCCCGAGGCCGCCACCATGGAGGAGCAGGGCCTCGGCTGGCGCAGCACCCACGGCACCGGCAAGGGCGGCGACGCCATCACGTCCGGCCTGGAGGTCACCTGGACCACCACGCCGACCCGGTGGAGCAACAACTTCTTCGAGAACCTCTTCGGCCACGAGTGGGAGCTGAGCGAGTCCCCGGCCGGCGCCAAGCAGTGGGTGGCCAAGGACGCCGAGGCCGTCATCCCCGACGCGCACGACGCGTCGAAGAAGCACCTCCCGACGATGCTCACCACCGACCTGTCGCTGCGCCTCGACCCGATCTACGGGCCGATCTCCCGCCGGTTCTACGAGAACCCGGAGGAGTTCGCGGACGCGTTCGCCCGCGCCTGGTACAAGCTGACGCACCGTGACATGGGCCCGAAGTCGCTGTACCTCGGCCCGGAGGTGCCGCAGGAGACCCTGATCTGGCAGGACCCGCTGCCGGAGGCGCAGGGCGAGCCCGTCGACGCCGCCGACGTCGCGGCGCTCAAGACCAAGCTGCTCGCCTCGGGGCTGACCGTCTCCCAGCTGGTCTCCACCGCCTGGGCCTCGGCGTCCACGTTCCGCGGCAGCGACAAGCGCGGCGGTGCCAACGGCGCCCGTATCCGCCTCGAGCCGCAGCGCGGCTGGGAGGTCAACGACCCGGAGCAGCTCGCCCAGGTCCTGCGCGTCCTGGAAGGCATCCAGCAGGAGTTCAACACCGGCGCGAAGAAGATCTCCCTGGCCGACCTGATCGTCCTCGGCGGCGCCGCCGCGATCGAGCAGGCGGCGGCGGACGGCGGCTTCGACGTGGAGGTCCCGTTCGCGCCGGGCCGTGTCGACGCCACCGAGGAGCACACGGACGCCGAGTCGTTCGCCGCGCTGGAGCCGGCCTGGGACGGCTTCCGCAACCACGTCGGCAAGGGCACCCGCCTCCCGGCCGAGTACCTGCTGCTGGACAAGGCGAACCTGCTCACCCTGAGCGCCCCCGAGATGACCGTGCTCGTCGGCGGTCTGCGCGTCCTGGGCGCCAACGCCGGTCAGTCCGCCCACGGTGTCCTCACCGAGAAGCCGGGCACGCTGACCAACGACTTCTTCGTCAACCTGCTCGACATGGGGACGACCTGGAAGGCGACCTCCGAGGACCAGCACACCTTCGAGGGCCGCGACGCCGCCACCGGCGCGCAGAAGTGGACCGGCACCCGTGCCGACCTGGTCTTCGGCTCCAACTCCGAGCTGCGTGCGCTCGCCGAGGTCTACGCGAGCGACGACGCGAAGGAGAAGTTCGTGACGGACTTCGTCGCGGCGTGGGCCAAGGTCATGGACCTCGACCGGTTCGACCTCGTCTGA
- a CDS encoding MFS transporter yields the protein MSGASAQPPQSSRPPHEGAGADTERDADIGGGPGDGARDNVAGTGGPGGGPDRPLRSRDFTLFFVARAFARLGDTMLPVALAAGLLLHGYGVGAVGLAMAATAAAFAGLVVPGGVLADRFSTRKLMIGADLVRLGTQSLAAVLFLADHVVLWEICAIGVVNGVAGAVFQPGVAGMIPRLASDIQAANGAIRIAESSAQLAGPAVAGVLVGFASPGGVFAAHAATYAISALCLLLLRLPPLAPGSRLPGRGTSAFKADLVEGWHEFRARPWLWGVIVVWCVHMIAVYGPTVPLVATEVVREHGPRAYGLVNSALGAGTVVGGLLALRLRPRRMLRAGSVALIGFAAFPTTVGLGLDLPAMAAGAAVAGAGISFWGVMWATSVQTQVPPDVLNRIHAYDVAGSLAMLPVGQALAGPAAAALGADRVLQVSGAMSLVVVIALLSVPAIRGLVRADAPKARSRRKEPAREVCAEQG from the coding sequence ATGAGCGGGGCTTCGGCACAGCCGCCGCAGTCGTCGCGGCCGCCGCACGAGGGGGCCGGGGCGGACACGGAGCGCGACGCGGACATCGGCGGCGGGCCGGGCGACGGGGCGCGTGACAACGTTGCCGGGACGGGTGGGCCCGGCGGCGGGCCCGACCGGCCGCTCCGGTCGCGGGACTTCACGCTGTTCTTCGTCGCCCGCGCCTTTGCCCGGCTCGGCGACACCATGCTCCCCGTCGCGCTCGCGGCGGGACTCCTCCTGCACGGATACGGCGTGGGCGCGGTCGGCCTCGCCATGGCGGCCACGGCCGCGGCCTTCGCCGGCCTCGTCGTCCCCGGCGGGGTCCTCGCCGACCGGTTCAGCACCCGCAAGCTGATGATCGGCGCCGACCTGGTGCGGCTCGGCACCCAGTCCCTGGCCGCCGTGCTCTTCCTCGCGGATCACGTGGTCCTCTGGGAGATCTGCGCCATCGGCGTCGTGAACGGTGTCGCGGGCGCCGTGTTCCAGCCCGGGGTGGCCGGCATGATCCCCCGGCTGGCCTCCGACATCCAGGCCGCCAACGGCGCCATACGCATCGCCGAGTCCTCGGCCCAGCTCGCCGGCCCCGCCGTCGCGGGCGTCCTGGTCGGCTTCGCGTCCCCGGGCGGTGTGTTCGCGGCGCACGCCGCCACCTACGCGATCAGCGCGCTCTGCCTCCTGCTGCTCCGGCTTCCGCCGCTCGCGCCGGGCAGCCGCCTCCCGGGGCGCGGTACGAGCGCCTTCAAGGCCGACCTCGTCGAGGGCTGGCACGAGTTCCGGGCGCGCCCCTGGCTCTGGGGCGTGATCGTCGTCTGGTGCGTCCACATGATCGCCGTCTACGGCCCGACCGTCCCGCTGGTGGCCACGGAAGTGGTCCGGGAACACGGCCCGCGCGCCTACGGTCTGGTCAACTCCGCGCTGGGCGCCGGCACCGTGGTGGGCGGCCTCCTCGCCCTGCGGCTGCGCCCGCGCCGGATGCTGCGCGCCGGGTCGGTCGCCCTGATCGGCTTCGCGGCGTTCCCCACGACCGTGGGTCTCGGACTCGATCTGCCGGCCATGGCGGCCGGCGCGGCCGTCGCCGGGGCCGGGATCTCGTTCTGGGGCGTCATGTGGGCCACCAGCGTCCAGACGCAGGTGCCCCCCGACGTCCTCAACCGCATCCACGCCTACGACGTGGCCGGCTCCCTGGCGATGCTGCCGGTCGGCCAGGCCCTCGCGGGTCCGGCCGCCGCCGCACTGGGCGCCGACCGGGTGCTCCAGGTCTCCGGCGCGATGAGCCTGGTCGTGGTGATCGCCCTGCTGTCGGTCCCGGCGATACGCGGTCTGGTGCGTGCCGACGCGCCCAAGGCCCGCTCGAGGAGGAAGGAGCCGGCGCGCGAGGTGTGCGCGGAGCAGGGGTGA
- a CDS encoding MmcQ/YjbR family DNA-binding protein has translation MPDAEDVRRIALSLPDTTEKIAWSMPTFRVAGKMFATLPEDETSIAVRCPKEERDELVLAEPDKFWIADHEAQFAWVRARLAALEDEGELRDILADSWRQAAPTGLLDAHPALGLPGE, from the coding sequence ATGCCGGATGCCGAAGACGTACGCCGAATCGCCCTGTCCCTGCCGGACACCACGGAGAAGATCGCCTGGAGCATGCCCACGTTCCGGGTCGCGGGCAAGATGTTCGCCACGCTGCCGGAGGACGAGACGTCCATCGCCGTGCGCTGTCCGAAGGAGGAGCGGGACGAACTGGTCCTGGCCGAGCCGGACAAGTTCTGGATCGCCGACCACGAGGCGCAGTTCGCCTGGGTGCGGGCACGGCTGGCCGCGCTGGAGGACGAGGGCGAGCTGCGGGACATCCTCGCCGACTCCTGGCGCCAGGCCGCCCCCACCGGGCTGCTCGACGCCCACCCCGCCCTGGGGCTGCCCGGGGAGTGA
- a CDS encoding GNAT family N-acetyltransferase, whose translation MTVTRLDDAEVLARAGDLAHLLTDAVRGGASVGFLAPLDDAAAAAWWTERAAAVAAGRLAVWVAHDGRRVVGTVGLSFPDKPNSRHRAELVKLMVHRGARGRGLGRALLAAAEAAAAADGVALLHLDTETGSPAERLYRSAGWTRAGVIPDYAASPDGTPRPTSLYYKHLGAAPPAA comes from the coding sequence GTGACGGTGACCCGGCTGGACGACGCCGAGGTCCTCGCCCGCGCGGGCGACCTGGCGCACCTGCTGACCGACGCCGTGCGCGGCGGCGCCTCGGTCGGCTTCCTGGCCCCGCTGGACGACGCCGCTGCCGCCGCCTGGTGGACGGAGCGCGCCGCGGCCGTCGCCGCGGGCCGGCTCGCCGTGTGGGTGGCGCACGACGGACGGCGCGTGGTCGGCACGGTCGGGCTGTCCTTTCCCGACAAACCCAACAGCCGCCACCGCGCCGAGCTCGTCAAGCTCATGGTCCACCGGGGCGCCCGCGGGCGAGGCCTGGGCCGTGCCCTGCTGGCCGCCGCCGAAGCGGCCGCCGCGGCCGACGGCGTCGCCCTGCTGCACCTGGACACCGAGACCGGCAGCCCGGCCGAGCGCCTGTACCGATCGGCCGGCTGGACCCGGGCCGGAGTGATCCCCGACTACGCGGCGAGCCCCGACGGCACACCGCGTCCGACCAGCCTCTACTACAAGCACCTGGGTGCGGCGCCTCCGGCCGCCTGA
- a CDS encoding helix-turn-helix domain-containing protein — protein MDVRLGARLAGLRAERGWSLGELAERSGVSRSTLSRAERAEISPTASVLNRLCAVYGRTMSQLLSEVEAEPAALLRAADQPVWEDRASGFVRRSVSPPHDGLRGELVEARLAAGADIAYDRPPVPGLEQHVWVLDGALAVTVGDIEHHVDTGDCLRLRVWGPTRFRCVGRHDVRYVLAVVRP, from the coding sequence ATGGACGTCCGGCTGGGCGCGCGACTGGCCGGGCTGCGGGCCGAACGCGGCTGGTCCCTGGGGGAGCTGGCGGAGCGCAGCGGTGTCAGCCGCTCGACCCTGTCCCGCGCCGAGCGGGCCGAGATCAGCCCCACGGCGTCCGTACTGAACCGGCTGTGCGCCGTGTACGGGCGGACCATGTCCCAACTGCTCAGCGAAGTGGAGGCGGAGCCCGCGGCGCTGTTGCGCGCGGCCGACCAGCCGGTGTGGGAGGACCGGGCCTCGGGATTCGTACGGCGCTCCGTGTCGCCGCCCCACGACGGACTGCGCGGCGAACTCGTCGAGGCACGCCTCGCCGCGGGCGCCGACATCGCCTACGACCGGCCGCCCGTGCCCGGCCTGGAACAGCACGTCTGGGTGCTGGACGGAGCCCTCGCCGTCACCGTGGGGGACATCGAGCACCACGTGGACACGGGCGACTGCCTGCGGCTGCGCGTGTGGGGGCCGACGCGGTTCCGGTGCGTCGGCCGGCACGACGTGCGGTACGTGCTGGCGGTGGTGCGGCCGTGA
- a CDS encoding LysR family transcriptional regulator, translating to MIEARRLHILRAVADHRTVTAAAAALYLTPSAVSQQLTALEQETGHRLVERSAKGVRLTPAGEILLSHTNAVLAQLERAEAELAAYGSGEAGTVTVASFATGIALVVAPAVARLARSAPGISIRVRDAEGDASLPMVLDRQVDVAVAVEYRGAPPADDPRLAHVPLYAEPFDAVVPVSHRLADLGEVPLAELAKDPWIGPYPGNPCHDVVVLACESAGFQPRLEHSSDDFRAVVALASADAGVALVPRSALRGMDLTGVVVRPVDGDAPTRRVFAAVRRGAEGHPLIRPVLEALEAAGAE from the coding sequence ATGATCGAAGCGCGGCGGCTGCACATCCTCCGTGCGGTGGCCGACCACCGCACGGTGACGGCGGCTGCCGCCGCGCTGTACCTCACGCCCTCCGCCGTCTCCCAGCAGTTGACGGCGCTGGAGCAGGAGACCGGACACCGGCTCGTCGAACGGAGCGCGAAGGGCGTACGCCTGACTCCGGCCGGCGAGATCCTGCTCAGCCACACCAACGCCGTGCTCGCCCAACTGGAGCGCGCCGAGGCGGAGCTGGCCGCCTACGGTTCCGGGGAGGCCGGCACGGTCACCGTCGCCTCCTTCGCGACCGGCATCGCGCTGGTCGTCGCGCCCGCCGTGGCCCGCCTCGCGCGCAGCGCGCCCGGCATCAGCATCCGGGTCAGGGACGCCGAGGGCGACGCGAGTCTGCCGATGGTGCTGGACCGGCAGGTGGACGTCGCGGTGGCCGTGGAGTACCGCGGGGCCCCGCCCGCCGACGACCCGCGGCTCGCCCACGTCCCGCTGTACGCGGAGCCCTTCGACGCGGTGGTGCCGGTCAGCCACCGTCTGGCCGACCTCGGCGAGGTGCCGCTGGCGGAGCTGGCCAAGGACCCGTGGATCGGCCCGTACCCCGGCAACCCCTGTCACGACGTGGTGGTGCTGGCGTGCGAGAGCGCCGGGTTCCAGCCGCGCCTGGAGCACTCCTCGGACGACTTCCGGGCGGTCGTGGCGCTCGCCTCCGCCGACGCGGGGGTCGCCCTGGTGCCGCGCTCGGCGTTGCGCGGCATGGATCTCACCGGAGTCGTCGTCCGCCCCGTGGACGGTGACGCGCCGACCCGCCGGGTCTTCGCGGCGGTACGGCGCGGGGCCGAGGGACATCCGCTGATCCGCCCGGTGCTGGAGGCACTGGAAGCCGCAGGCGCGGAGTAG